In the genome of Dermacentor andersoni chromosome 3, qqDerAnde1_hic_scaffold, whole genome shotgun sequence, one region contains:
- the LOC126542524 gene encoding dynein light chain 1, cytoplasmic, which produces MSDRKAVIKNADMSEEMQQDAVDVATQALEKYNIEKDIAAYIKKEFDKKYNPTWHCIVGRNFGSYVTHETKHFIYFYLGQVAILLFKSG; this is translated from the coding sequence ATGAGCGACAGGAAGGCTGTGATCAAGAATGCGGACATGTCCGAGGAGATGCAGCAGGATGCTGTGGATGTGGCCACGCAGGCCCTCGAGAAATACAACATCGAGAAGGACATCGCAGCCTACATCAAGAAGGAGTTTGACAAGAAGTACAACCCCACCTGGCACTGCATCGTGGGCCGCAACTTCGGCTCTTACGTGACCCACGAAACGAAGCACTTCATCTACTTCTACCTCGGCCAAGTGGCCATTCTGCTCTTCAAGTCCGGCTGA